From Pseudomonas vanderleydeniana, the proteins below share one genomic window:
- a CDS encoding lipoate--protein ligase family protein, which translates to MTLPVALTVEAGLRAEQDLLAEVCAGDRDWGLLFWQPSDRALVMPRRLNRLPGFEAACDALAASGWPVLLRETGGEPVPQSSSTVNIALVYAPPRSEGDQNRIETGYLRLCQPICEALDELGGVASLGEIEGAFCDGRYNVNLNGRKLVGTAQRWRQSRGGTRPVGLVHGAMLIDDERESMVTAVNQFYQACGLEQRVRAASHVALHEVYPAPLFLERLAGSYQQLLAGLLDA; encoded by the coding sequence ATGACCCTGCCTGTTGCCCTTACCGTCGAAGCCGGCCTGCGCGCCGAACAGGATCTGCTGGCTGAAGTCTGTGCCGGTGATCGGGACTGGGGGCTGCTGTTCTGGCAGCCCAGTGATCGGGCGCTGGTCATGCCGAGACGGTTGAACCGCTTGCCCGGTTTCGAGGCGGCCTGTGACGCCCTGGCGGCCAGTGGCTGGCCCGTGCTGCTGCGGGAAACCGGCGGGGAGCCGGTGCCACAGTCATCGTCGACGGTGAACATTGCCCTGGTCTATGCGCCGCCGCGCAGCGAGGGTGATCAGAACCGTATCGAAACCGGCTATCTGCGCCTGTGCCAACCGATCTGTGAGGCGCTGGATGAGCTGGGGGGCGTCGCTTCCCTTGGGGAAATCGAGGGGGCGTTCTGCGACGGGCGGTACAACGTCAATCTCAATGGGCGCAAACTGGTCGGTACGGCTCAACGCTGGCGGCAGAGTCGGGGGGGGACGCGACCGGTGGGGCTGGTGCATGGTGCGATGCTGATCGACGACGAGCGCGAATCGATGGTGACAGCGGTCAATCAGTTCTACCAGGCGTGTGGCCTGGAGCAGCGGGTGCGGGCCGCGAGCCATGTCGCGCTGCATGAGGTCTATCCGGCCCCGCTATTCCTTGAGCGGTTGGCCGGTTCTTACCAGCAACTGCTGGCAGGCTTGCTCGACGCCTAG
- the trpC gene encoding indole-3-glycerol phosphate synthase TrpC encodes MSVPTVLEKILARKAEEVAERSARVSLAELENRARAADAPRGFAQALLEQAKRKQPAVIAEIKKASPSKGVIRENFIPAEIASSYEKGGATCLSVLTDVDYFQGADLYLQQARAACKLPVIRKDFMVDPYQIVEARAMGADCILLIVAALEDGQMAELASVAKDVGLDVLVESHDAAELERALKHLDTPLIGINNRNLHTFDVSLETTLDLLPMVPRDRLVITESGILNRADVELMEISQVYSFLVGEAFMRAQNPGDELQRLFFPERGAPVITGSTLD; translated from the coding sequence ATGAGTGTGCCAACCGTTCTGGAGAAGATTCTCGCCCGCAAGGCCGAGGAAGTGGCCGAGCGCAGCGCGCGCGTGAGCCTGGCCGAGCTGGAGAACAGGGCTCGCGCCGCCGATGCGCCGCGCGGTTTTGCCCAGGCACTGCTCGAACAGGCCAAGCGCAAGCAGCCGGCGGTCATCGCCGAAATCAAGAAGGCTTCGCCGAGCAAGGGCGTGATTCGCGAGAACTTCATTCCGGCGGAAATCGCCAGCAGCTACGAGAAGGGCGGGGCAACCTGCCTGTCGGTGCTGACCGACGTGGATTATTTCCAGGGCGCGGACCTTTACCTGCAGCAGGCCCGCGCGGCCTGCAAGCTGCCGGTGATCCGCAAGGATTTCATGGTCGACCCGTACCAGATCGTCGAGGCCCGGGCCATGGGCGCCGACTGTATCCTGCTGATCGTTGCCGCATTGGAAGACGGCCAGATGGCCGAGCTGGCCTCGGTGGCCAAGGATGTCGGGCTCGATGTGCTGGTGGAGTCCCATGACGCCGCCGAGCTGGAGCGGGCACTGAAGCACCTGGATACCCCGCTGATCGGTATCAACAACCGTAACCTGCACACCTTCGACGTCAGCCTGGAAACCACCCTCGACCTGTTGCCGATGGTGCCGCGCGACCGTCTGGTGATCACCGAGAGCGGTATCCTCAACCGGGCCGATGTCGAACTGATGGAAATCAGCCAGGTGTACTCGTTCCTGGTCGGCGAAGCGTTCATGCGTGCGCAGAACCCGGGTGACGAGCTGCAGCGGCTGTTCTTCCCGGAGCGTGGCGCGCCGGTGATCACCGGTTCCACTCTCGACTGA
- the trpD gene encoding anthranilate phosphoribosyltransferase codes for MDIKTALSRIVGHLDLSTEEMRDVMREIMTGQCTEAQIGAFMMAMRMKSESIDEIVGAVSVMRELADKVELQSLDGVVDVVGTGGDGANIFNVSTASAFVVAAAGGTVAKHGNRAVSGKSGSADLLESAGVYLNLTPVQVARCIDNVGIGFMFAQTHHRAMKYAAGPRRDLGLRTLFNMLGPLTNPAGVKHQVVGVFTQALCRPLAEVLHRLGSKHVLVVHSQDGLDEFSLAAPTYVAELKNGEITEYWVQPEDLGIKSQSLFGLVVDSPAASLELIRDALGRRKTENGQKAAEMIVLNAGAALYAADIATSLKEGVALAHDALHTGLAREKLEELGAFTAVFKQENEA; via the coding sequence ATGGATATCAAGACAGCCCTGAGCCGTATCGTCGGCCACCTGGATCTGAGCACCGAGGAAATGCGCGATGTCATGCGTGAAATCATGACCGGGCAGTGCACCGAGGCGCAGATCGGCGCCTTCATGATGGCCATGCGCATGAAGAGCGAAAGCATCGACGAAATCGTCGGCGCGGTTTCGGTCATGCGCGAGTTGGCCGACAAGGTCGAACTGCAGAGCCTCGATGGCGTGGTCGACGTGGTCGGGACCGGTGGCGACGGCGCCAATATCTTCAACGTGTCCACCGCATCGGCCTTCGTCGTCGCCGCGGCCGGCGGCACGGTGGCCAAGCATGGCAACCGTGCGGTGTCGGGCAAGAGCGGCAGTGCCGACCTGCTGGAGTCGGCCGGTGTCTACCTGAACCTGACGCCGGTCCAGGTGGCCCGCTGCATCGACAACGTCGGCATCGGCTTCATGTTCGCCCAGACTCACCACCGGGCGATGAAGTACGCGGCCGGCCCGCGCCGCGACCTTGGCCTGCGCACCCTGTTCAACATGCTTGGCCCGCTTACGAATCCGGCTGGCGTGAAACACCAGGTGGTGGGGGTGTTCACCCAGGCACTCTGCCGGCCGTTGGCGGAAGTCCTGCACCGCCTGGGCAGCAAGCATGTGCTGGTGGTGCACTCCCAGGATGGCCTGGACGAGTTCAGCCTGGCCGCGCCGACCTACGTCGCCGAGTTGAAAAATGGTGAAATAACGGAGTATTGGGTTCAGCCCGAAGACTTGGGTATAAAGAGCCAGAGTCTGTTCGGTCTGGTGGTGGACAGCCCCGCGGCTTCGCTGGAGCTGATCCGCGACGCGCTGGGACGCCGCAAGACCGAGAACGGCCAGAAGGCTGCGGAAATGATCGTGCTCAACGCCGGCGCCGCGCTGTATGCCGCCGACATCGCCACCAGCCTCAAGGAAGGTGTCGCTTTGGCCCATGACGCCTTGCACACCGGCCTTGCCCGGGAAAAACTCGAGGAACTGGGCGCGTTCACCGCCGTGTTCAAGCAGGAGAATGAAGCATGA
- a CDS encoding aminodeoxychorismate/anthranilate synthase component II — MLLMIDNYDSFTYNVVQYLGELGADVKVVRNDELTVAEIEALKPERIVVSPGPCTPTEAGISLEAIRHFAGKLPILGVCLGHQSIGQAFGGDVVRARQVMHGKTSPLFHEGKGVFEGLNLPLTVTRYHSLIVKRETLPECLELTAWTQLEDGSVDEIMGLRHKTLNIEGVQFHPESILSEQGHELFANFLKQTGGVR; from the coding sequence ATGTTGCTGATGATCGATAACTACGACTCGTTTACCTACAACGTCGTGCAATACCTCGGTGAGCTGGGCGCGGACGTCAAGGTCGTGCGCAACGACGAACTGACCGTGGCCGAAATCGAAGCGCTCAAGCCCGAGCGCATCGTTGTCTCGCCGGGCCCCTGCACGCCGACCGAGGCGGGCATTTCCCTGGAAGCCATCAGGCACTTCGCCGGCAAGCTGCCGATTCTCGGGGTCTGCCTGGGCCACCAGTCCATCGGCCAGGCCTTCGGCGGCGACGTGGTGCGTGCGCGCCAGGTGATGCACGGCAAGACCAGCCCGCTGTTCCACGAAGGCAAGGGGGTATTCGAGGGCTTGAACCTGCCCCTGACCGTCACCCGCTACCACTCGCTGATCGTCAAGCGCGAAACCCTGCCCGAGTGCCTGGAGCTGACCGCCTGGACCCAGCTGGAAGACGGTTCGGTCGACGAGATCATGGGCCTGCGCCACAAGACACTGAACATCGAGGGGGTGCAGTTCCACCCCGAGTCGATTCTCTCCGAGCAGGGCCACGAGCTGTTCGCCAACTTCCTCAAACAGACCGGCGGCGTGCGCTAA
- the trpE gene encoding anthranilate synthase component I produces the protein MTREEFLRLAAAGYNRIPLACETLADFDTPLSIYLKLADQPNSYLLESVQGGEKWGRYSIIGLPCRTVLRVHDHQIRVSHDGVEIESCEAEDPLAFVEEFKARYNVPTIAGLPRFNGGLVGYFGYDCVRYVEKRLGKCPNPDPLGVPDILLMVSDAVVVFDNLAGKMHAIVLADPTQENAYEQGQARLQQLLEQLRQPITPRRGLELDRPPAADPVFRSSFTQGDYERAVDTIKEYILAGDCMQVVPSQRMSIDFKAAPIDLYRALRCFNPTPYMYFFNFGDFHVVGSSPEVLVRVEDNLITVRPIAGTRPRGATEEADRALEEDLLSDDKEIAEHLMLIDLGRNDTGRVSEIGSVKLTEKMVIERYSNVMHIVSNVTGQLKSGLTSMDALRAILPAGTLSGAPKIRAMEIIDELEPVKRGVYGGAVGYYAWNGNMDTAIAIRTAVIKDGELHVQAGGGIVADSVPALEWEETLNKRRAMFRAVALAEQTHASDA, from the coding sequence ATGACCCGCGAAGAATTCCTGCGTTTGGCCGCTGCCGGCTACAACCGTATCCCGCTTGCCTGCGAAACCCTGGCCGACTTCGACACCCCGCTGTCGATCTACCTGAAACTGGCCGACCAACCCAACTCCTACCTGCTCGAATCGGTGCAGGGCGGTGAGAAATGGGGTCGTTATTCGATCATCGGCCTGCCATGCCGCACCGTCCTGCGTGTGCATGACCATCAGATCCGGGTGAGCCACGACGGTGTCGAGATCGAAAGCTGCGAAGCCGAAGACCCGCTGGCCTTCGTCGAAGAGTTCAAGGCGCGCTACAACGTCCCGACCATCGCTGGCTTGCCGCGTTTCAACGGCGGCCTGGTGGGCTACTTCGGCTATGACTGCGTCCGCTACGTGGAGAAGCGCCTGGGCAAGTGCCCGAACCCGGATCCGCTGGGTGTACCGGATATCCTGCTGATGGTCTCCGACGCCGTGGTGGTGTTCGACAACCTGGCCGGCAAGATGCACGCCATCGTCCTTGCCGACCCGACGCAGGAGAATGCCTACGAGCAGGGCCAGGCGCGCCTGCAACAGTTGCTGGAGCAACTGCGCCAGCCGATCACCCCGCGACGTGGGCTGGAGCTGGATCGCCCGCCGGCGGCCGACCCGGTGTTTCGCTCCAGTTTCACCCAGGGTGACTACGAGCGGGCGGTCGATACCATCAAGGAATATATCCTGGCCGGTGACTGCATGCAGGTGGTGCCCTCGCAGCGCATGTCCATCGACTTCAAGGCTGCCCCCATCGACCTGTACCGGGCGCTGCGCTGCTTCAACCCGACGCCGTACATGTATTTCTTCAACTTCGGCGATTTCCACGTGGTCGGCAGTTCGCCGGAAGTGCTGGTGCGGGTCGAGGACAACCTGATCACCGTCCGCCCGATTGCCGGTACCCGCCCGCGCGGTGCCACCGAGGAGGCCGACCGGGCGCTGGAAGAGGATCTGCTGTCGGATGACAAGGAGATCGCCGAGCACCTGATGCTGATCGACCTGGGCCGCAATGATACCGGCCGGGTTTCCGAGATCGGTTCGGTCAAGCTCACCGAGAAGATGGTGATCGAGCGTTATTCCAACGTGATGCACATCGTTTCCAACGTCACCGGCCAGCTCAAGAGCGGCCTGACGTCCATGGACGCACTGCGGGCGATCCTGCCGGCGGGTACGTTGTCCGGCGCCCCGAAGATTCGCGCGATGGAAATCATCGACGAGCTGGAGCCGGTCAAGCGTGGTGTCTATGGCGGCGCGGTCGGCTACTACGCCTGGAACGGCAACATGGATACCGCGATTGCCATTCGTACCGCGGTGATCAAGGACGGCGAGCTGCATGTGCAGGCCGGTGGCGGCATCGTCGCCGACTCGGTGCCGGCGCTGGAATGGGAAGAAACGCTGAACAAGCGTCGCGCGATGTTCCGTGCGGTTGCCCTTGCTGAACAAACCCACGCGTCCGACGCCTGA
- a CDS encoding phosphoglycolate phosphatase gives MSAFEQLFAGGLPKLVMFDLDGTLVDSVPDLAAAVDKMLLALGRPAAGLGAVREWVGNGAPVLVRRALAGGLDHSAVGDSEAEQGLELFMEAYEGGHERTTVYPGVREALGWMQKQGVEMALITNKPERFVAPLLDEMKLGRFFRWIIGGDTLPQRKPDPAALFHVMKMAGIPASQSLFVGDSRSDVQAARAAGVACVALSYGYNHGRPIAEEQPALVIDDLRALIPGCLEGGAELMSADCTQSPPGNAIVVVTRKLWMKVIKALARWRWRA, from the coding sequence ATGAGTGCCTTCGAGCAGCTCTTTGCGGGAGGGCTGCCCAAGCTGGTGATGTTCGACCTGGATGGGACCCTGGTCGACTCGGTGCCAGACCTGGCCGCTGCCGTCGACAAGATGCTGCTCGCGCTCGGGCGGCCTGCTGCCGGCCTGGGGGCCGTACGCGAATGGGTGGGCAACGGTGCTCCGGTGCTGGTGCGCCGTGCGCTGGCTGGCGGCCTCGATCACTCGGCGGTGGGCGACAGCGAAGCCGAGCAGGGCCTGGAGCTGTTCATGGAGGCCTACGAGGGTGGCCATGAACGGACCACCGTCTACCCGGGCGTACGCGAAGCCCTGGGCTGGATGCAGAAGCAGGGCGTGGAAATGGCCCTGATCACCAACAAGCCCGAGCGTTTCGTTGCCCCGCTGCTCGACGAGATGAAACTGGGGCGGTTCTTCCGCTGGATCATCGGCGGCGACACCCTGCCGCAACGCAAGCCGGATCCGGCCGCTCTGTTCCACGTCATGAAAATGGCCGGTATCCCGGCGTCGCAGAGCCTGTTCGTGGGCGATTCGCGCAGCGATGTGCAGGCTGCCCGGGCCGCTGGCGTGGCCTGCGTGGCCCTCAGTTATGGTTACAACCATGGCCGGCCGATCGCCGAAGAACAACCGGCGCTGGTCATCGACGACCTGCGCGCACTGATTCCCGGTTGCCTGGAGGGCGGCGCTGAGCTAATGTCGGCGGACTGTACTCAATCCCCTCCTGGAAACGCCATCGTGGTGGTCACTCGCAAACTCTGGATGAAAGTCATCAAGGCCTTGGCCCGTTGGCGTTGGCGCGCCTGA
- the rpe gene encoding ribulose-phosphate 3-epimerase, with the protein MQPFAIAPSILSADFARLGEEVDNVLAAGADIVHFDVMDNHYVPNLTIGPMVCAALRKYGITAPIDAHLMVSPVDRIIGDFIEAGATYITFHPEATLHVDRSLQLIRDGGCKAGLVFNPATPLDVLKYVMDKVDMVLLMSVNPGFGGQKFIPGTLDKLREARALIDASGRDIRLEIDGGVNVNNIREIAAAGADTFVAGSAIFNAPDYREVIQKMRAELALARS; encoded by the coding sequence ATGCAGCCCTTCGCTATTGCTCCGTCGATTCTTTCCGCCGATTTCGCCCGCCTGGGTGAGGAAGTGGACAACGTTCTCGCCGCTGGCGCCGATATCGTGCACTTCGATGTCATGGACAACCACTATGTTCCCAACCTGACCATCGGCCCGATGGTGTGCGCTGCGCTGCGCAAGTACGGCATCACTGCGCCGATCGATGCGCACCTGATGGTCAGCCCGGTGGATCGCATCATCGGCGACTTCATCGAGGCCGGTGCGACCTACATCACCTTCCACCCGGAAGCCACCCTGCACGTCGATCGCTCCCTGCAACTGATCCGCGATGGCGGTTGCAAGGCCGGCCTGGTGTTCAACCCGGCGACTCCGCTGGATGTGCTCAAGTACGTCATGGACAAGGTCGACATGGTCCTGCTGATGAGCGTCAACCCGGGTTTTGGCGGGCAGAAGTTCATCCCCGGCACCCTCGACAAGCTGCGTGAGGCCCGTGCGCTGATCGATGCGTCCGGTCGCGATATCCGCCTGGAAATCGACGGTGGCGTGAACGTGAACAACATTCGTGAAATCGCGGCGGCAGGTGCCGACACGTTCGTCGCCGGCTCGGCGATCTTCAATGCTCCGGACTACCGCGAGGTGATCCAGAAGATGCGTGCCGAACTGGCGTTGGCTCGATCATGA
- a CDS encoding ABC transporter permease gives MLSPYMSPVERVWFYSLRILCGLILLFLVLPVLVIVPLSFNAGSFLVYPLQGFSLHWYQDFFASAEWMRALKNSIIVAPAATALAMVFGTLAAIGLTRGNFPGKPLVMALVISPMVVPVVIIGVASYLFFAPLGLGNSFSSLIVVHAVLGVPFVIITVSATLQGFNHNLVRAAASLGASPLTTFRRVTLPLIAPGVISGALFAFATSFDEVVVTLFLAGPEQATLPRQMFSGIRENLSPTIAAAATLLIAFSVILLLTLEWLRGRSEKLRTTQA, from the coding sequence ATGCTCAGTCCGTACATGTCGCCCGTCGAGCGGGTCTGGTTCTACAGCTTGCGCATCCTGTGCGGGTTGATCCTGTTGTTCCTGGTCCTGCCGGTACTGGTGATCGTGCCGCTGTCGTTCAATGCCGGCAGCTTCCTGGTCTATCCGCTGCAAGGCTTCTCGCTGCACTGGTACCAGGACTTCTTCGCCTCCGCCGAGTGGATGCGGGCCCTGAAGAACAGCATCATCGTTGCCCCGGCGGCAACGGCGCTGGCGATGGTGTTCGGTACCCTGGCGGCCATCGGCCTGACCCGCGGCAACTTCCCCGGCAAGCCGCTGGTGATGGCCTTGGTGATTTCACCGATGGTGGTGCCGGTGGTGATCATCGGCGTGGCCAGCTACCTGTTCTTCGCGCCGCTGGGGCTGGGCAACAGCTTCTCGTCGCTGATCGTGGTGCATGCCGTGCTTGGCGTCCCCTTCGTGATCATCACCGTCTCGGCGACCTTGCAGGGTTTCAACCACAATCTGGTGCGCGCCGCCGCCAGCCTGGGAGCTTCGCCACTGACGACGTTCCGCCGGGTGACCCTGCCGCTGATTGCACCGGGGGTGATTTCCGGGGCGCTGTTCGCTTTCGCCACCTCGTTCGATGAAGTGGTGGTGACGCTGTTCCTCGCCGGCCCGGAGCAGGCAACATTGCCACGGCAGATGTTCAGCGGCATCCGTGAAAACCTCAGCCCGACCATCGCCGCTGCCGCGACCTTGCTGATCGCCTTCTCGGTGATCCTGCTGCTGACCCTGGAATGGCTGCGTGGGCGCAGCGAGAAACTGCGCACCACCCAGGCCTGA
- a CDS encoding ABC transporter permease, which yields MAITVPLNEGTSPTLKQRLARAERVNRWKAQALIAPLVLFLLLVFLVPIVALLYKSVGNPEVISALPRTVAAVSAWDGKGLPGEAAYKALGEELGEARKNQNLGDLSKRLNMELAGYRSLLTKTARSLPFKAEPTSYKEALEALDERWGDPAYWQAIRRNTSSVTPYYLLAAVDHRIDDLGELAPATPDQAIYLDIFARTFWMGLVITAICLLLAYPLAYLLANLPARKSNLLMILVLLPFWTSILVRVAAWIVLLQSGGLINSALMAMGVIDKPLELVFNRTGVYISMVHILLPFMILPIYSVMKGISPTYMRAAISLGCHPFTSFWRVYFPQTYAGVGAGCLLVFILAIGYYITPALLGSPNDQMVSYFVAFYTNTSINWGMATALGGLLLLATVLLYLIYSRLVGASRLSLG from the coding sequence ATGGCCATCACCGTTCCTCTGAACGAGGGGACCAGTCCCACCCTGAAGCAGCGCCTGGCGCGTGCCGAGCGGGTCAACCGCTGGAAGGCCCAGGCCTTGATCGCACCGCTGGTGCTGTTCCTGCTGCTGGTGTTCCTGGTCCCTATCGTCGCGCTGCTCTACAAGAGCGTCGGCAACCCTGAGGTGATCAGCGCCCTGCCGCGCACCGTGGCGGCCGTGTCGGCCTGGGATGGCAAGGGCTTGCCCGGTGAGGCAGCCTACAAGGCCCTGGGTGAAGAGCTGGGCGAAGCCCGCAAGAACCAGAATCTGGGCGACCTGTCCAAGCGCCTGAACATGGAGCTGGCCGGCTATCGCAGCCTGTTGACCAAGACTGCCCGCTCGCTGCCGTTCAAGGCTGAGCCGACGTCCTACAAGGAAGCCCTGGAAGCCCTCGACGAACGCTGGGGCGATCCGGCGTACTGGCAGGCGATCCGGCGCAATACCAGTAGTGTCACCCCCTATTACCTGCTGGCGGCCGTCGATCACCGCATCGACGACCTCGGCGAACTGGCCCCGGCCACCCCTGACCAGGCCATCTACCTCGACATCTTCGCCCGTACGTTCTGGATGGGCCTGGTGATCACCGCGATCTGCCTGCTCCTGGCCTATCCGCTGGCCTACCTGCTGGCGAACCTGCCGGCGCGCAAGAGCAACCTGCTGATGATCCTGGTGCTGCTGCCATTCTGGACCTCGATCCTGGTACGGGTCGCGGCGTGGATCGTGCTGCTGCAGTCGGGCGGCCTGATCAACAGTGCGCTGATGGCCATGGGCGTGATCGACAAGCCGCTGGAGCTGGTGTTCAACCGCACCGGGGTCTACATCTCCATGGTGCACATCCTGCTGCCGTTCATGATCCTGCCGATCTACAGCGTGATGAAGGGCATCTCGCCGACCTACATGCGGGCCGCGATTTCCCTCGGCTGCCATCCGTTCACCAGCTTCTGGCGGGTCTACTTCCCGCAGACCTACGCCGGTGTCGGTGCCGGTTGTCTGCTGGTGTTCATCCTGGCGATCGGTTACTACATCACCCCCGCGCTGCTGGGCAGCCCGAACGACCAGATGGTCAGCTATTTCGTCGCCTTCTACACCAACACCAGCATCAACTGGGGCATGGCGACGGCGCTGGGCGGCCTGCTGCTGCTGGCGACCGTACTGCTGTACCTGATCTACAGCCGGCTGGTGGGCGCTAGCCGCCTGAGCCTGGGTTAA
- a CDS encoding ABC transporter substrate-binding protein, whose amino-acid sequence MLKSLKFSALAVGLMCAANAMAATDLTVVSFGGANKAAQVKAFYAPWEAQAGNGKIVAGEYNGEMAKVKVMVDTKSVSWDLVEVESPELSRGCDEDMFEQLDPALFGKTEDYVKGAIQPCGVGFFVWSTVLAYNADKLKSAPTSWADFWDTKKFPGKRGLRKGAKYTLEFALMADGVAPKDVYKVLAGKDGQDRAFKKLDELKPYIQWWEAGAQPPQYLASGDVVMSSAYNGRIAAVQKESNLKVVWNGGIYDFDAWAIPKGLDKARADVAKKFIAFSVMPQQQKTYSENIAYGPANTQAVPLLAKDILKDMPTTPENIANQVQIDVSFWADNGEQLEQRFNAWAAK is encoded by the coding sequence ATGCTCAAATCCCTGAAATTCAGTGCCCTCGCAGTAGGGCTGATGTGCGCGGCAAATGCCATGGCGGCGACCGACCTGACCGTGGTGTCCTTTGGTGGCGCGAACAAGGCGGCCCAGGTCAAGGCGTTCTACGCCCCTTGGGAAGCACAGGCGGGCAACGGCAAGATCGTCGCCGGCGAGTACAACGGTGAAATGGCCAAGGTCAAGGTCATGGTCGACACCAAGAGCGTGTCCTGGGACCTGGTGGAAGTCGAGTCGCCGGAGCTGTCGCGCGGCTGTGACGAAGACATGTTCGAACAACTGGACCCGGCCCTGTTCGGCAAGACCGAAGACTACGTCAAGGGCGCCATCCAGCCTTGCGGCGTGGGCTTCTTCGTCTGGTCGACGGTGCTGGCCTACAACGCCGACAAGCTCAAGTCCGCCCCCACCAGCTGGGCCGATTTCTGGGACACCAAGAAATTCCCGGGCAAGCGCGGCCTGCGCAAGGGCGCCAAGTACACCCTGGAATTCGCCCTGATGGCCGACGGCGTTGCGCCGAAGGACGTCTACAAGGTACTGGCCGGCAAGGATGGCCAGGATCGCGCGTTCAAGAAACTCGACGAGCTCAAGCCTTACATCCAGTGGTGGGAAGCCGGTGCCCAGCCACCGCAATACCTTGCCTCGGGTGACGTGGTGATGAGCTCGGCCTACAACGGTCGCATCGCCGCGGTACAGAAGGAAAGCAACCTGAAGGTGGTCTGGAACGGCGGCATCTACGACTTCGATGCCTGGGCCATTCCGAAGGGCCTGGACAAGGCACGTGCCGACGTGGCGAAGAAGTTCATCGCCTTCTCGGTCATGCCACAGCAGCAGAAGACCTACTCGGAAAACATCGCCTACGGCCCGGCCAACACCCAGGCGGTACCGTTGCTGGCCAAGGACATCCTCAAGGATATGCCGACCACTCCGGAAAACATCGCCAACCAGGTGCAGATCGACGTCAGCTTCTGGGCTGACAACGGCGAGCAACTGGAGCAGCGCTTCAACGCCTGGGCTGCCAAGTAA
- a CDS encoding ABC transporter ATP-binding protein, translated as MSEVDSSAGAKDILVSFRGVQKSYDGENLIVKDLNLDIRKGEFLTLLGPSGSGKTTSLMMLAGFETPTAGEIQLAGRSINNVPPHKRDIGMVFQNYALFPHMTVAENLAFPLSVRGLSKTDISERVKRVLGMVQLDKFAQRYPAQLSGGQQQRVALARALVFEPQLVLMDEPLGALDKQLREHMQMEIKHLHQRLGVTVVYVTHDQGEALTMSDRVAVFHQGEIQQIAPPRTLYEEPRNTFVANFIGENNRLSGRLHSHSGDRCVVELGRGEKVEALAVNVGKTGEPVTLSIRPERISLNGSSESCANRFSGRVAEFIYLGDHVRVRLEVCGKTDFFVKQPIAELDPALAVGDVVPLGWQVEHVRALDPVLDAS; from the coding sequence ATGAGCGAGGTTGATTCAAGCGCTGGGGCCAAGGACATCCTGGTCAGCTTTCGTGGTGTGCAGAAGAGCTACGATGGCGAGAACCTGATCGTCAAGGACCTCAACCTGGACATTCGCAAGGGCGAATTCCTTACCTTGCTCGGGCCTTCCGGTTCCGGCAAGACCACCAGCCTGATGATGCTGGCCGGGTTCGAAACGCCGACCGCTGGCGAGATCCAGCTGGCTGGACGCTCCATCAACAACGTGCCGCCGCACAAGCGCGATATCGGCATGGTGTTCCAGAACTATGCGCTGTTCCCGCACATGACCGTGGCCGAGAACCTGGCGTTCCCGCTGAGCGTGCGCGGCTTGAGCAAGACCGACATCAGCGAGCGGGTCAAGCGTGTGCTGGGCATGGTCCAGCTCGACAAGTTCGCCCAACGCTACCCGGCGCAACTGTCCGGTGGCCAGCAGCAGCGGGTGGCCCTGGCCCGGGCGCTGGTGTTCGAACCGCAGCTGGTGCTGATGGACGAGCCGCTGGGCGCGCTGGACAAGCAACTGCGTGAACACATGCAGATGGAGATCAAGCACCTGCACCAACGCCTCGGCGTGACCGTGGTCTACGTGACCCACGATCAGGGCGAAGCCCTGACCATGTCCGACCGGGTGGCGGTGTTCCACCAGGGCGAGATCCAGCAGATCGCGCCACCGCGCACGCTTTATGAAGAGCCACGCAACACCTTCGTCGCCAACTTCATCGGCGAGAACAATCGCCTCAGCGGACGCCTGCACAGCCACAGTGGCGATCGCTGCGTGGTCGAACTGGGCCGCGGCGAGAAGGTCGAGGCTCTGGCGGTGAATGTCGGCAAGACCGGCGAGCCGGTGACCCTGTCGATCCGTCCCGAGCGCATCAGCCTCAACGGTTCCAGTGAGTCCTGCGCCAATCGTTTCTCCGGCCGCGTGGCCGAATTCATCTACCTGGGCGACCACGTTCGCGTGCGCCTGGAGGTTTGCGGCAAAACCGACTTCTTCGTGAAACAGCCCATCGCCGAGCTCGATCCGGCGCTGGCGGTCGGTGATGTCGTTCCCCTTGGCTGGCAGGTCGAGCACGTTCGCGCGCTGGACCCGGTGCTCGACGCCAGCTGA